In Mycolicibacterium mucogenicum DSM 44124, the following are encoded in one genomic region:
- the hflX gene encoding GTPase HflX: MTYPETPSVGELALEDRAALRRVAGLSTELADISEVEYRQLRLERVVLVGVWTDGTSADADNSLAELAALAETAGSEVLEGLIQRRDKPDASTYIGSGKAQELREIVLATGADTVICDGELSPAQLNSLEKVVKVKVIDRTALILDIFAQHATSREGKAQVSLAQMEYMLPRLRGWGESMSRQAGGRAGGAGGGVGTRGPGETKIETDRRRIRERMSKLRREIKDMKKIRDTQRHSRRASDTPSVAIVGYTNAGKSSLLNALTGAGVLVQNALFATLEPTTRRGQLDDGRPFTLTDTVGFVRHLPTQLVEAFRSTLEEVVDADLLVHVVDGSDADPLAQINAVRKVVGEVVAEYDIAAPRELLVVNKIDAAGDLALAHLRRALPDAVFVSAHTGEGLDRLRLRMCELVEPTDAAVDVTIPYERGDLVARVHAEGRVEATEHTADGTRIKGWVPMALAASLGEFVTA, encoded by the coding sequence ATGACCTATCCCGAAACACCCAGCGTCGGTGAACTAGCCCTCGAAGACCGTGCGGCACTGCGCCGCGTTGCCGGTCTGTCGACCGAACTGGCCGACATCTCCGAAGTCGAATACCGCCAGCTGCGCCTCGAACGCGTGGTGCTGGTCGGCGTGTGGACCGACGGCACGTCGGCCGACGCCGACAACAGCCTGGCCGAACTCGCCGCCCTCGCCGAGACCGCCGGCTCCGAGGTCCTCGAAGGCCTCATCCAGCGCCGCGACAAACCCGACGCCTCGACCTACATCGGCTCCGGCAAGGCCCAGGAGCTGCGGGAGATCGTGCTCGCCACCGGCGCCGACACCGTCATCTGCGACGGTGAACTGAGCCCCGCGCAGCTGAACTCGCTGGAAAAGGTGGTGAAGGTCAAGGTCATCGACCGCACGGCGCTGATCCTCGACATCTTCGCCCAGCACGCCACCAGCCGCGAGGGCAAGGCCCAGGTGTCGCTGGCCCAGATGGAGTACATGCTGCCGCGACTGCGCGGCTGGGGTGAGTCCATGTCCCGGCAGGCCGGTGGTCGTGCCGGTGGTGCCGGTGGCGGTGTGGGTACGCGTGGTCCCGGTGAAACCAAGATCGAGACCGACCGGCGACGCATCCGCGAGCGGATGTCGAAGCTGCGCCGCGAGATCAAGGACATGAAGAAGATCCGCGACACCCAGCGGCACAGCCGCCGGGCCAGTGACACCCCGTCCGTCGCCATCGTCGGCTACACCAACGCCGGCAAGTCCAGCTTGCTCAACGCCCTCACCGGCGCCGGCGTCCTGGTGCAGAACGCGCTGTTCGCCACCCTCGAACCCACCACACGCCGTGGCCAGTTGGACGACGGCCGGCCCTTCACGCTGACCGACACCGTCGGATTCGTCCGGCACCTGCCGACCCAGCTGGTCGAGGCGTTCCGGTCGACGCTGGAGGAGGTCGTCGACGCCGACCTGCTCGTCCACGTCGTCGACGGCTCCGATGCCGATCCGCTGGCGCAGATCAACGCGGTGCGCAAGGTCGTCGGGGAAGTCGTCGCCGAGTACGACATCGCCGCTCCACGAGAGTTGTTGGTGGTCAACAAGATCGACGCCGCCGGCGACCTGGCGCTGGCCCACCTGCGGCGCGCGTTGCCGGACGCCGTGTTCGTGTCAGCGCACACCGGTGAGGGGCTGGACCGGCTGCGGCTGCGCATGTGCGAGCTGGTCGAGCCGACCGACGCCGCCGTCGACGTGACCATTCCCTACGAGCGGGGCGACCTCGTGGCCCGCGTGCACGCCGAAGGACGGGTCGAGGCCACCGAGCACACCGCTGACGGCACCCGGATCAAGGGCTGGGTGCCGATGGCGCTGGCCGCCAGCCTCGGCGAGTTCGTCACCGCCTAG
- a CDS encoding PE-PPE domain-containing protein: protein MRTFGRTIPAAAAVMLTVLSTVLLGVVSMVTAAFTLAATALIVPGTGTPNANIVAGYRENADNYYIAPFNPLCTQPTCTLKGINYPAQFWPIPLPGWGGLSGAKWNDSTGQGIQALDTALQLALPTATPQNPVIIFGYSQGGNIVSREKSTLGGLTQAQKDALAFVMIGNTNRPNGGLFERLALLGTVPIWDVTFGLPAPTNTGIKTTDIAFEYDGVADFPLYPINLLADLNAIAGFWYVHGTYLAPNANSDVGEIPDLEYTAPELNAALTDPKNQTVYGDTTYITIPTKTLPIVRPFLEFGGFTHTSFIIKPIVDLVSPVLRVLIDTGYDRSLSPGVPAPFRLIPLLNPITLTVDLINAAGQGVKAAISDITGGKVQLPIAATTPAPTPTTVAARNTSSTPTAVSATPTGDTKLAPATAPKLSTTSDPKDTDTKATDTKTSDTKTPDTKTPDTKVTDPKTTDTTGPKQDPKPGTDPTSDQGPAKDGQTSATDKGGEKAGDKTKKPKKDKKVKTPKAVKPAAEKADKPAKAAA from the coding sequence ATGCGCACATTCGGACGCACCATCCCCGCAGCCGCAGCCGTGATGCTGACGGTGCTGAGCACCGTTCTGCTGGGCGTGGTTTCCATGGTGACCGCCGCGTTCACCCTCGCCGCGACCGCCTTGATCGTCCCGGGCACCGGCACGCCGAATGCCAACATCGTGGCCGGTTACCGCGAGAACGCCGACAACTACTACATCGCACCGTTCAACCCGTTGTGCACTCAGCCGACCTGCACGCTGAAAGGCATCAACTATCCCGCCCAGTTCTGGCCGATCCCCCTGCCCGGCTGGGGTGGACTGTCCGGCGCCAAGTGGAACGACTCGACGGGCCAGGGCATCCAAGCGCTGGATACGGCGCTACAGCTGGCCCTGCCGACAGCGACGCCCCAGAATCCCGTCATCATCTTCGGCTACTCCCAGGGCGGCAACATCGTCAGCCGGGAGAAGTCCACACTCGGCGGCCTGACCCAGGCACAGAAGGACGCACTGGCGTTCGTCATGATCGGCAACACCAACCGGCCCAACGGCGGCCTGTTCGAACGGCTGGCGCTCCTCGGCACGGTGCCGATCTGGGACGTCACCTTCGGCCTGCCGGCACCCACCAACACCGGTATCAAGACCACCGACATCGCGTTCGAGTACGACGGCGTCGCCGACTTCCCGCTGTACCCGATCAACCTGCTCGCCGACCTCAACGCCATCGCCGGTTTCTGGTACGTCCACGGCACCTACCTGGCGCCGAACGCCAACAGCGACGTCGGCGAAATCCCCGACCTCGAATACACGGCTCCGGAACTGAACGCCGCGCTCACCGATCCGAAGAATCAAACCGTGTACGGCGACACCACCTACATCACCATCCCGACCAAGACCCTGCCGATCGTCCGGCCGTTCCTGGAATTCGGCGGCTTCACCCACACCAGCTTCATCATCAAGCCGATCGTCGACCTGGTCTCCCCCGTGCTCCGCGTGCTCATCGACACCGGCTACGACCGCAGCCTCAGCCCGGGCGTCCCGGCGCCGTTCCGGCTGATCCCGCTGCTCAACCCCATCACGCTGACCGTGGACCTGATCAACGCGGCCGGCCAGGGCGTCAAGGCCGCGATCAGCGACATCACCGGCGGCAAGGTGCAGCTTCCGATCGCCGCGACCACTCCGGCCCCGACGCCGACGACGGTGGCGGCCCGCAACACGTCGAGCACGCCGACCGCGGTGTCCGCCACGCCGACCGGTGACACCAAGCTCGCGCCCGCCACCGCCCCGAAGCTGTCGACGACCTCGGATCCCAAGGACACCGACACCAAGGCCACCGACACCAAGACCTCGGATACGAAGACCCCGGATACGAAGACACCCGATACCAAGGTGACCGACCCCAAGACCACCGACACGACCGGCCCGAAGCAGGACCCGAAGCCCGGCACCGATCCGACCTCCGATCAGGGCCCGGCGAAGGACGGTCAGACCTCTGCCACCGACAAGGGCGGCGAGAAGGCCGGCGACAAGACCAAGAAGCCGAAGAAGGACAAGAAGGTCAAGACCCCCAAGGCCGTGAAGCCGGCTGCCGAGAAGGCCGACAAGCCGGCCAAGGCTGCCGCCTGA
- a CDS encoding DEAD/DEAH box helicase — translation MSAEQSSSFAELGVPEALVASLAGRGIAAPFPIQISTLPDTLAGRDVLGRGRTGSGKTLAFSIPLVARLAGAARHPSRPTGLVLAPTRELATQIAATVEPLATAVGLKVTTIFGGVSQNRQVDALRGGVDIVIACPGRLEDLMKQKLVSLDAVQVTVLDEADHMADLGFLPGVTRILAATPAGGQRMLFSATLDNGVDKLVRRFLSDPITHSVDEIDAPPPAMTHHVFHVAGAAEKRDLVQRLASGTGRRILFMRTKHQARKLARQLTEAGVPSVDLHGNLSQPARDRNLAAFSSGEARVLVATDIAARGVHVDEVELVVHVDPPAEHKAYLHRSGRTARAGSAGDVVTVVLPEQRKDAQQLLRKAGITARPQEVVADSAPVQALVGEIAPYRAPAPKEAPAPRGGNRPAKTATAGQAQRRRRRSTGGLQAPGRSQAGRSQSQSGRSQAGRSQSGRSQSR, via the coding sequence ATGTCCGCAGAACAATCATCGTCGTTCGCCGAGCTCGGCGTTCCCGAGGCGCTCGTCGCCTCGCTCGCCGGCCGCGGCATCGCTGCGCCGTTCCCGATCCAGATCAGCACGCTGCCCGACACCCTCGCGGGCCGGGATGTGCTCGGCCGCGGCCGCACGGGCAGTGGCAAGACGCTGGCCTTCTCCATTCCGCTCGTGGCCCGGCTGGCCGGCGCCGCGCGGCACCCGTCGCGTCCCACCGGTCTGGTGCTCGCCCCGACGCGCGAACTGGCGACCCAGATAGCCGCGACCGTCGAACCGCTGGCCACCGCCGTCGGACTGAAGGTGACCACCATCTTCGGTGGCGTGTCGCAGAACCGCCAGGTCGACGCGCTGCGCGGCGGCGTGGATATCGTCATCGCCTGCCCGGGCCGTCTCGAAGACCTCATGAAGCAGAAGCTGGTGAGCCTCGACGCCGTGCAGGTCACCGTGCTGGACGAGGCTGACCACATGGCCGACCTCGGCTTCCTGCCGGGCGTCACCCGGATTCTGGCGGCCACGCCCGCCGGCGGGCAGCGCATGCTGTTCTCCGCGACGCTCGACAACGGCGTCGACAAGCTGGTGCGGCGCTTCCTGTCCGACCCGATCACTCACTCTGTCGACGAGATCGACGCGCCGCCGCCGGCCATGACGCACCACGTGTTCCACGTCGCCGGTGCGGCCGAGAAGCGCGACCTGGTGCAGCGACTGGCGTCGGGCACCGGCCGCCGCATCCTGTTCATGCGCACCAAGCACCAGGCCCGCAAGCTGGCCCGGCAGCTCACCGAGGCCGGCGTGCCGTCCGTCGACCTGCACGGCAACCTGTCGCAGCCGGCGCGTGATCGCAACCTGGCCGCGTTCAGCTCGGGCGAGGCGCGCGTGCTCGTCGCCACTGACATCGCCGCGCGCGGCGTGCACGTCGACGAGGTCGAGCTCGTCGTCCACGTCGATCCGCCGGCCGAGCACAAGGCCTACCTGCACCGCTCGGGACGCACCGCCCGCGCCGGCAGCGCCGGCGATGTCGTGACCGTCGTGCTGCCCGAGCAGCGCAAGGACGCCCAGCAGCTGCTGCGCAAGGCCGGCATCACGGCCCGGCCGCAGGAAGTCGTCGCCGATTCGGCGCCGGTGCAGGCACTGGTCGGCGAGATCGCGCCGTACCGCGCGCCGGCACCCAAGGAGGCGCCCGCGCCTCGCGGCGGCAACCGTCCGGCCAAGACCGCGACGGCGGGACAGGCGCAGCGTCGCCGCCGCCGCAGCACAGGCGGTCTGCAGGCTCCTGGCCGTTCGCAGGCAGGACGTTCGCAGTCGCAGTCGGGTCGTTCGCAGGCCGGCCGTTCGCAGTCGGGACGTAGCCAGTCTCGGTAG
- a CDS encoding acyl-CoA dehydrogenase family protein has translation MGVIKYDRTLFEPEHELFRESYRAFLDRHAEPYREEWEKAKIVDREVWREAGKQGFLGMAVPEEYGGGGNPDFRYNVIVSEETAAGRHSGLGFTLQNDVIAPYLLELANDEQKQRWLPGFCSGELICAIAMTEPGTGSDLQGIKTRAVKDGDHWVLNGSKTFITNGIHADLVIVVACTDPDKGAQGFSLFVVERGMAGFERGRHLDKIGLDAQDTAELSFTDVRVPAENLLGVEGMGFVYLMQNLPQERISIAVMAAAAMEAVLESTLQYAKERKAFGKPIGSFQNSRFVLAELATEATAVRIMVDEFIRLHLDRKLTIDQAAMAKWYSTEAQVRLVDRCLQLHGGYGYMREYPIARAFLDSRIQTIYGGTTEIMKEIIGRGLGV, from the coding sequence ATGGGTGTCATCAAGTACGACCGCACGTTGTTCGAACCCGAGCACGAGCTGTTCCGGGAGTCCTACCGCGCGTTCCTCGACCGGCACGCCGAGCCCTACCGCGAGGAATGGGAGAAGGCCAAGATCGTCGACCGCGAGGTCTGGCGCGAGGCGGGTAAGCAGGGCTTTCTCGGCATGGCCGTACCGGAGGAGTACGGCGGTGGCGGGAACCCGGACTTCCGCTACAACGTCATCGTCAGCGAGGAGACCGCGGCGGGACGGCACAGCGGCCTGGGCTTCACGCTGCAGAACGACGTCATCGCGCCGTACCTGCTGGAGCTGGCCAACGACGAGCAGAAGCAGCGCTGGCTGCCCGGATTCTGCAGCGGTGAACTGATCTGCGCCATCGCCATGACCGAACCGGGCACCGGCAGTGACCTGCAGGGCATCAAGACCCGCGCGGTCAAGGACGGCGACCACTGGGTGCTCAACGGCTCGAAGACGTTCATCACCAACGGCATTCATGCCGACCTCGTGATCGTGGTGGCGTGCACCGACCCCGACAAGGGCGCGCAGGGCTTCAGCCTGTTCGTGGTCGAGCGCGGCATGGCGGGTTTCGAGCGCGGCCGTCATCTCGACAAGATCGGCCTCGACGCGCAGGACACCGCGGAATTGTCGTTCACCGACGTCAGAGTTCCGGCCGAGAACCTGCTCGGGGTCGAGGGCATGGGATTCGTGTATCTGATGCAGAACCTGCCCCAGGAGCGCATTTCCATCGCCGTGATGGCAGCCGCCGCGATGGAGGCCGTTCTGGAATCGACATTGCAATACGCCAAGGAGCGTAAAGCGTTCGGCAAGCCGATCGGCAGCTTCCAGAACAGCCGATTCGTGTTGGCGGAACTGGCGACGGAGGCCACCGCGGTGCGAATCATGGTCGACGAGTTCATTCGCCTGCATCTCGATCGAAAGCTGACAATCGACCAGGCGGCGATGGCCAAATGGTATTCGACAGAGGCGCAGGTCCGTCTGGTCGACCGGTGTCTGCAGCTGCACGGTGGCTACGGGTATATGCGCGAATATCCCATTGCCCGGGCATTCCTGGACTCGCGGATCCAGACCATCTACGGCGGAACCACCGAGATCATGAAGGAGATCATCGGCCGCGGATTGGGCGTTTAA
- the lexA gene encoding transcriptional repressor LexA — MSDSTDTTDAQPGGRSSSLTERQRTILDVIRTSVTTRGYPPSIREIGDAVGLTSTSSVAHQLRTLEKKGYLRRDPNRPRAVDVRGADDSTGATITTDVAGSDALPEPTFVPVLGRIAAGGPILAEEAVEDVFPLPRELVGEGSLFLLKVVGESMIDAAICDGDWVVVRQQNVADNGDIVAAMIDGEATVKTFKRTKGQVWLMPHNPAFDPIPGNDAVVLGKVVTVIRKI; from the coding sequence ATGAGCGACAGCACCGACACAACGGACGCCCAGCCAGGCGGACGGTCCAGCAGCCTCACCGAGCGCCAGCGGACCATCCTCGACGTCATCCGCACCTCGGTCACCACGCGCGGTTATCCGCCCAGCATCCGGGAGATCGGCGACGCCGTCGGGCTCACCTCGACCTCGTCGGTGGCCCACCAGCTGCGCACGCTGGAGAAGAAGGGCTATCTGCGCCGCGACCCGAACCGCCCGCGCGCCGTGGACGTGCGCGGCGCGGACGACTCGACCGGCGCCACCATCACCACCGACGTCGCCGGTTCGGACGCACTGCCCGAACCGACCTTCGTCCCGGTGCTCGGCCGGATCGCCGCCGGTGGCCCGATCCTGGCCGAAGAAGCCGTCGAAGACGTCTTCCCGCTCCCCCGCGAACTCGTGGGCGAGGGCTCGCTGTTCCTGCTGAAGGTGGTCGGCGAGTCGATGATCGACGCCGCGATCTGCGACGGCGACTGGGTCGTCGTGCGGCAGCAGAACGTGGCCGACAACGGGGACATCGTCGCGGCGATGATCGACGGTGAGGCCACGGTGAAGACCTTCAAGCGCACGAAGGGCCAGGTGTGGCTGATGCCGCACAACCCGGCGTTCGATCCGATCCCGGGCAACGACGCGGTCGTGCTCGGCAAGGTCGTGACCGTCATCCGCAAGATCTGA
- a CDS encoding LysM peptidoglycan-binding domain-containing protein, which translates to MTVITREYPTDVVVRTVPRRSDVNRHRQARLRPAGSRPAGAAFRHRGTGVLTSRASHRRNPITPLTTVLLALVAAGITVWLGLVAQFGEAVQPTSSAASVPAQLAVVRVQTGESIQQVARRVAPDAPVSAVVDRIKELNKLPSVALNAGQTLIAPVG; encoded by the coding sequence ATGACCGTCATCACCCGCGAATACCCGACCGACGTCGTCGTCCGCACCGTGCCTCGGCGTTCAGATGTGAATCGGCACCGCCAGGCCCGGCTGCGGCCGGCCGGCTCTCGTCCCGCGGGCGCGGCCTTCCGCCACCGGGGCACCGGTGTCCTGACCTCCCGCGCCTCGCACCGCCGCAACCCGATCACGCCGTTGACCACGGTGCTGCTGGCCCTCGTCGCGGCCGGGATCACGGTGTGGCTGGGTCTGGTCGCGCAGTTCGGTGAAGCTGTCCAGCCGACGTCTTCGGCAGCATCGGTGCCCGCGCAGCTCGCGGTGGTCCGGGTGCAGACCGGGGAGTCGATCCAGCAGGTCGCCCGGCGGGTGGCGCCCGATGCGCCGGTCAGCGCCGTCGTCGACCGCATCAAGGAACTGAACAAGCTGCCGTCGGTGGCCCTGAATGCCGGGCAGACGCTGATCGCGCCGGTCGGCTGA
- the nrdR gene encoding transcriptional regulator NrdR — MHCPFCRHPNSRVVDSREADEGQAIRRRRSCPECGRRFTTVETAVVAVVKRSGVTEPFSRDKVIKGVRRACQGRQVDDDALNLLAQKVEDAVRATGSPEVPSHEVGLAILGPLRDLDEVAYLRFASVYRSFSSAEDFEREIEALRAHRGVTSSG, encoded by the coding sequence ATGCACTGTCCGTTCTGCCGGCATCCGAACTCGCGTGTGGTCGATTCACGAGAAGCTGATGAAGGGCAGGCGATTCGGCGTCGCCGGTCATGCCCGGAATGCGGCCGCCGGTTCACCACGGTGGAGACCGCAGTCGTTGCGGTGGTCAAACGTAGCGGCGTCACCGAACCGTTCAGCCGGGACAAGGTGATCAAGGGCGTACGGCGCGCCTGCCAGGGGCGGCAGGTCGACGACGATGCCCTGAACCTGTTGGCACAGAAGGTCGAAGATGCGGTGCGGGCCACCGGATCTCCCGAAGTGCCCAGCCATGAGGTCGGGTTGGCGATCCTCGGTCCTCTGCGTGACCTCGATGAGGTCGCCTATCTGCGGTTCGCCTCGGTGTACCGCTCATTCTCGTCCGCTGAGGACTTCGAACGCGAAATCGAGGCGCTGCGCGCGCACCGCGGCGTCACGTCGTCGGGCTGA